The DNA region GCGGCTGGCGTTCCTGAGTTGCTGGCGCGCATGGTTGCAGGCACCACTCACCTGTACACCTTGCTGCCGATCATCGAAGCGTCCGACGTGACCGGTCAGAACGCAGCTGACGTGGCGAAGGCTTACTTCGCTGTTGGTAGCGCGCTGGACATCACCTGGTACCTGCAACAGATCAGCGCTCTGCCGGTTGAAAACAACTGGCAGGCCCTGGCCCGTGAAGCGTTCCGAGATGACGTCGACTGGCAACAACGTGCAATCACCATCTCGGTCCTGCAACAGGGCGACGGCACCCAGGACGTGGAAACCCGTCTGGAGCTGTGGATGGAAGAGCACGAAGGCATGATCGAACGCTGGCGCGCCATGCTGGTAGAAATCCGTGCCGCCAGCGGCACTGATTACGCCATGTATGCGGTGGCCAACCGTGAGTTGCTGGATCTGGCGTTGAGCGGTCAAGCGGTAGTGCCTACCACTGCCGCTGTCACTGCCAGCGCTGAGTTGGAGCCGGCCGCCTGATCAGGCGCTGAATGAAGAAGCCCCGTCTCGAAAGAGGCGGGGCTTTTTTTTGGTCTGATGGATTTGTGTCGTTTGGTCGGACCCTTTCGCGAGCAAGCCCGCTCCCACATTAGTTTTGCGTCGTACACATAATCAATGTGGGAGCGGGCTTGCTCGCGAAGGGGGTATCACATTCAATACAAATTTATGCCTGTTGTGTTATCGATCATCGACACTTTATCTGTCGGTCTGGTCAATAAATTGCTGAGCGACTGGTCAAACTTCTGCAAGGCCCGAACTTGCACGTTTTGTTGTTCGTTAATGTCGGCAACTATCTCTTCGCTGCGTTTATAGTCCGCCCATACCGGACTCAGTTCTTTAGCGTCATGCCCTTTCGCAGTGCCGATGTAGTTGAAGTGGGTATCGTAGAATGCTGCGCTGACATTCGCGCTGATATCCGAACTGCGAGATGTCATCAATTGACTGCGGGTATCGACAATGGCGACCACGTCCGGCTTCGCCGCTCTCAGGCTTTGCATGTCGGGGTATACGGTCGCCGAGCCAAACTGACGTTGCAAGGATGCTTTGACCCAGTCCACCGCCAGGTCCGGTTTGGAGGTGGCGACGTAGGCGTCGTGAATCGACTGCACCAGCAGGCTCTGGCCGAAACCGGTGCCGGCGTTGGCCTGGTAATCCTGAAGGTAGGCGCGGTTAGTCTGAGTGTTGCGGCTGTAGACGATGCCCAGGGACACGTTGCTGCCATTGGTGACATGCGTGGCGCTGCTGCGGCCCACCGGCTCGGTGAAGACGCCGTCGAGCGAAGAAACAGCCTTCGGTGCAGTGGGTATTGAACAGCCCGTTAAAAGAATCGTCATCGTCAAGGTGCTGACAAGTGCAAGTTTCATGGTGTTTCTCCCGTGAAACAACTTGGGTCGGAAAGTTAATAGGCCGGACACAGACGGCGGAGATTCCAGACTAAACCTGTCGTCACTGAATGAAATGGCCAATCACCGCGGTTGTCAGGTGACTACTAGTTTTGTTTGGTTTAAAAGGCCCCGGTTAATTACGCCGGGAAATAAAAAGGCCCGAATGCTTAATTCGAGCCTGTTTATTTATGGCTGGCGCAACAGCTATCAGTTTTCCAAAGGGATCAATACTTTTTCGTCGGGCGCTAACACCATAAACACCAAGAGTTTGGCAGGTTTGGTTGCACTGGCATTTTTCGAGACCAAATGTTCCGATCCGGCCGGTTCATACCAATACTCGCCGGCCTTGTAGGTCTTCGGTTGCTCGCCTTTCACTTGAGAAACGATCGATCCAGAAATAACGTAAGCCATGGCCGTGCCCTCGTGCTTGTGGGCAATGGACGATTGGCCGGGTTTGTAATCGACTTCGATCATCAGCGCTTTTTTACCCGGCACGTTTTTCAGCATCTGGTCCTGCAACACCGTGACTTTTTCCGATGGGTCGTGGGCGAATGCCGCGACGGAAACGGTCAGGGCGAGAGCGGCGAGGGGGGCAGCGCAGTAGCGGAAGGCTTTCATGGGTATCACCTGCTTTGGTTAGTCGTCAGGGACCACAGTAAGTCTCGGCCAAGGCCAATCAAACAGCCAATTTTCGTGAAGGCGAGGGGACCAATCATGCGCGTTGAAAAAACAAGATCGCCGCCTCCAGCCACTCCTGCAGGGGTACCCATTGCCCTGTAGGAGTGGCCGAAGGCGGCGACCTAATTTTCTAAACGATAGGAAAGCTGTTGAAGTCGACGCTGTTGGCCAGACGGCTGTCGATCAGGCCGATAAAGCCTTGTACTTCAGGGCAGTTGAAATGCATTTGCATGGCCGCTTCCGATTGCCAGCGGGCGCTGACAGTCCAGCGGTTGTCGTCCTCGGGGCAGCGGTCAACCATATAGGAATCACAGCCCGGTAGTTCGCGCAGGGTGTCGACAATTTTTTGCAGTTGCTTGCCCAGTTCGTCCGAGCGGCCGGCGGCGGCCTGCACCTTAACGGTATTGATCACTTCGTTGGACATTGCTCACACTCCTGAATCAGGCCGGACGAATCCTGCTCATTGAGGGATAACACTTATGCAGGATAGGCCCGCATCCCCGGACCACCAATAGCCAATCGCGGGATAAAAACGCAGACCAATCCGTCAGGTAACCTGCTGCAAAATGTCCCGCAGGCGGTCCAGGGCGATGTCGATGTCCAGGGTTTCAATGGCGCCAAAACCGAGGAAAAGCCCGGACTGCGGCGCTTGCTGATAGAAAAAGCTGTCGATGGGATACACCCCGACTTCGACCTTTTTCGCAAGTGTAATCACCAATGGAATATCGATAGACACTTTGCACATAACCACCATGTGGAACCCGGCGGTGGTCGGGACAGCCTCGAGCCACGGTGACAGATCGCCGGCCATGCGCTCGAGGATCCGCTCACGACGCCCGGCATAAATCGTATGGCAGCGCCGAATGTGCTTGAGCAGACAGCCTTCGGCGATGAACTTGGCCAGCGCCCATTGGGGCAAGGTGGAGGTGTGCAGGTCGGTGAGCTGCTTGGCGCGAATGACCGCTTCGAGAATCGCTGGCGGCAGGATCGCATAACCCAGGCGCAGCTCCGGCAGCAGGGTTTTCGAAAAGGTTCCGACGTAGGCGACGATGCCGCGTTCGTCCATGCTTTGCAGCGAGTCGGTGGGCCGGCCTTCGTAGCGGAATTCGCTGTCGTAATCATCCTCGATGATGATCGCGCCCAACTCATGGGCCCGCTCCAGCAGCGCCACCCGGCGCGCCTGGCTCATCGGCATGCCGAGCGGGAACTGGTGGGACGGAGTGACATAGATCAGCCGGGTGCCAAGGGGAATCTTGTCCACCTGAATGCCTTCCGCATCCACCGGGACGCCGATCACCGTGGCGCCGTGGGTACCGAACAACAGGCGTGCAGGCGGATAGCCGGGGTCTTCCATGGCGACAATGCTGCCGGGACGGGTGAGCACCCGGGAGATCAGGTCCAGTGCCTGTTGCGCGCCGTTGCACACCACCACGTCTTCGTCCTGGCAATTGACCCCGCGGGAAAACGCGATGTGCCGGGCGATCGCATTGCGTAGCGCCGGCAGGCCTTCGGGCAGGCTGTAGAAACCCTTGGAAGCTGCGATCTGGCGCAAGGCGTGAGCGGTGCAGCGCCGCCAGTCATCCTGGGGAAACTGGCCCTTGCTGGTGGCGCCGCCGATGAAGTCGTAGCGCAACGAGCCTTCCAGTGTCGGATGGCGAAGGAACACCGGCAGGTTGCGCCAGGACTCGATGACCTCGGCACTGGCCAGCTCCGAATGGCTCTGTTTACGGGTGATTTTCGCCGGTCGGGCATTGACGTAGGTGCCTTTGCCGATGACCCCGGTGAGGAAGTTTTCGTAGGTCAGTTGCGTGTAGGTGTCGGAAATGGTCTTGCGCGAAATGCCCAATTGTTCAGCGAGTAAACGACTGGGCGGTAGTTGCGTCCCGGCTGCCAGACGGCCGGATTCGATGGCGCTGCGCAGTTGGTTGTACAACTGGCCTGCCAGGTCCTTGCGGCCGTTGATGACAACGTGAAGTTCCATACCGGCGAGGCTCCTGGGGCGATTGAGGCGCGTGTGCGTCGGGCCAGATTACCCGCATGAGCGCCAGCGCAAAAGTTGCGAGGGCGAAAAACCTCCGATTGGTCTGGTGCCTGAGTGGTCCACGGGTATTTCGCAGAATTGGATCTGTAACGCCTGCGTATCAACGCCTACCTTGAGGGGCACACATTCGATCCACGAGGTCACTCCATGAACCCCCGCCTGGATTACTACAGCGCATCGCCCAAAGCGATGAAAGCGATGATTGCCATGGAGGCCTTGACCAGCAACCTCAGCATCGAGCCGGCCTTGCTGCACTTGATCAAAATCCGAGCCTCGCAACTCAATGGCTGCGCCTTCTGCACCGACATGCACTCGGTGGATGCCCGGCGCCTGGGCGAGACTGACCGTCGGTTGTATTCGATCGTGGTCTGGCGCGACAGCGGTTTCTTCAATGCGCGAGAACGCGCGGCGCTGGCCTGGACCGAAGCCGTCACCTTGCTCTCTGAAAGCCATGTGCCGGACGAGGTCTACGCGCAGGCCCGGGAGCAGTTCAGCGAAGGCGAGATGGTCGACCTGACCATCGCCATCACCACCATCAACAGCTGGAATCGACTGGCGGTGAGTTTTCGGCAAACCCCTGGAGGCTGAATCGATTTTCCGCCCTGAGTGTCACGTCAGGTTCATAAACGCTGCGCAGGATGAGGCTTTCAAGGACAGATCGACAGGGAGTCAGCGATGCGATTCATGGAAACCACAGATCGTCAGCAAGTTGCGCAGTACCGCTCTCCCGTAGAAAAAACCTCATCCTGGCGCGCACTGGCGGCAGGGATCGATCCGGTGCTGGCGCAGTCTTTTCGGGTCAGTGCCCGTTGCGGCTGTTTCATGCAGGCAGCCCGCAGCCTCAACATCAAGGCCACCCAACTGCGCAAACAATTGGCGCAGCTTGAAACGCAACTGCAGTGCTCGCTGTTCAGCCACTCAGAGAATGGCGTTGCCCTCAGTCGTGACGGATTGCAGCTGCAATCGCAGTTGATTGCCCTGGCCCACGAGCGCGACTTGCAGGTGATCGAACAGCCGTTGATTCGCCTGGCCGTCGCCGAATCGATCCTGCATGACATTCTCGGTCGCGATCTGGTTGCCTTGTTGCGGCGCAACGCCAGCGTGCGCCTGGACATCATCACCCTCGACAGTGAACTGTCCCTGCAAGCGGTCAGTGCCGATGTGGTGCTGTGGCTGGCCGGCACCGATTCACCGCTGCCCGGCCCGAGTTTTGCTGTCAGCGAGCCTCGGCGTCTGGCGCGGCTCGACTATCTGCCCCACATCGCCAAACGTTATTCACGGGTCGCGTCGCGGCCAGACAGCCTCGATGACCTGGCGGATTTCCTGCTGGTGCAATGGCAGCATGACCGTCAGGTCGACTGTTTTCGGCCGTGGAATACCCTCGTGGACCAACGCCTGGCCGGAGTGGTGCAGTTGCATTCCTATGAACTGATGCTGGAGATGATCCGTTGCAGCGCCTGTATTGGCCTGCTGCCCGGATACATCAGCCGCTTCGACCGCGGCCTTATTGCATTGCCGGGGCTGTTCAGTCAACCGATGCAGCGGCAGGTGTGGGTGGCGGTCAATGCGCAGTCCGAGGGTTCAGCGCAGGTGCAGATGATCGTTGAGCTGATCCAGAACACCTTCGAAGAGCGGCGGGAGTGGTTCGAACAACCTTCGGCGGTATAGAGTGGGCGGCCATGTCTGTCTCAAGGATGAATCACCCATGCCCGCCACTGACGCTGTCATCTCCCTCGAACGTTTCAAAGAATCCCACATTGACGGTATTACCGCGCTCTACAACGACCCGGCCATTACCCGGCAGGTACTGCAAATGCCATTTCAGTCCCCCGAAGTCTGGCGCAAGCGCCTGGCGCCGGATAATGAGCGTGTGGTGCAGCTGGTGGCGCTGCATCAAGGGACGGTCATCGGCAATATCGGCCTGGAGCAGTTTTCGCGGATCCGTCGCAGCCATGCTGGCAATCTCGGCATGGGCGTCGCGGTGGGCTGGCAGGGCAAGGGCGTCGGCTCGAAGCTGTTGGCGGCGGCGCTGGACATCGCTGACAACTGGATGAACCTGCAACGGCTCGAGCTTTCGGTTTACGCCGACAACGAAGCTGCCATCGGGCTTTATCGCAAGTTCGGCTTCGAAACCGAAGGGCTGTTTCGCGACTACGCCGTGCGTGATGGCGGATGGGTCGATGCCTTGAGTATGGCGCGGCTGCGTCGCACGCCCAAGGCCGGTTGAGTCACTCACCCAACGCGAACGCCACCGCCGCCTGTGCATGCAGTTCGGTGGTGTCGAGCAAGGGTAGGGCGCTGTGCTCAGGTTTGATCAGCAGGCCGATTTCCGTGCAACCGAGGATGATGGCCTGGGCGCCACGTCGGCTCAGTGATTCGATGACCTGCTGATAGACCTTGCGTGACGCCTCGCTGGTCACCCCGACGCACAACTCGTCATAGATGATCCGGTGCACGGCTTGGCGTTCCTCGGCCTCCGGCACCAGTACGGTCAGCCCCATTGAAGTCAGGCGTTCCTTGAGGAAGTCCTGCTCCATGGTGAACGCTGTGCCGAGCAATCCGACCTCCAGCGCACCCGTATCGACGGCAGCCTGACCGGCCGAATCGGCGATGTGCAGGAAGGGAATGGCGATCGCTGCCTGAATCTGCCCGGCCACTTTGTGCATGGTGTTGGTACACAGCACCACGCAATCGGCACCACCGGCCTCTAGCCTACGCGCCGCATCCACCAGAATCGCCGCGGCATCGTCCCAGCGCCCGGCATGCTGGGCCTGTTCGACAGGGCCAAAGTCGACGCTGTACATTAGCAACTTCGCCGAACGCAACGGCCCGAGCCGGTCGCGTACCTGCTGATTGATGAGACGGTAATACTCGGCGCTGGACTCCCAGCTCATGCCGCCGATAAGGCCGATGGTGCGCATGTCGTGCTCCTGTTGATGGCAACCCTTGTTCGAGCATGCCCTTATTTGAGAGTACCCGTGGCTCTTCATCGCGATATATCAGGAAATTTCACATGCCAGCGGCGCTGAGCCAGGAGCTGCTGGGCGGCAGACTCTGCTTGCAGCTTTTGCCCCGTGCGGCTTACAGCGCGCGTGACCCTGTGCAGTGGCAAACCCTTGGGGTGACGCTGGAACGTCAACACGGCGTGCACGCCATCGATTCGGATCATCGGGTGGATTTCGACACCTTGCCTGGCGTACTGGCTTACACCCCGGTCGGCGTGGAGGTGTTTTCCGAATCGGCCAGCGGTGGCGAATACCTGCTGATGCGTCTGGACGAGCCGTTGGCTAATCAGTGTTTACCCTCGGTTGACCGCCGTGTGCAGTCTTCGGGCAATCGCCGCGCGCTGATGCTGGGCCGGGAACTGCGGCGTCTGTTGCTCGCTCCGCAACCGGACAGGCTGGCGCTTGAGCAAAGGGCGGTGGAATTCGTTGGTTTGATGAACCCGAAGACCAATACCGCGCAACGTGTCACGTCCAGGGTTTTCACCCAAGTGCTGGATCAGATCGCCGAGCAGTTCCACGAACCCCTGACCCTGGAACAATTGGCCGCCACCTACGGACAAAACGAGCTGCGCTTCCTGCGCGACTTTACCCGGGCCATCGGCCTGACACCCCACGCTTACCTCGTTGAAGTGCGGCTTCAGGCGGCACGCCGGATGATCGAACACACCGACCTGTCCCTGGCCGACATCGCCCTGAACGCGGGGTTCGCCCATCAGTCCCACATGGGCAGTGCCTTTCGCAAATACCTGGCCATGACCCCCAGCCAATACCGTTCACGCTTTTAGTCGTACGCCGGCAGCGCGCATCTGCCATGCTCAAAGTCCGCAGCACCGCTTCAACAAAGGAACACCGCAATGGACGACGTACAGCAACTGGGTGAGATGCTTCGCCATTACGCAGAAAGCGAAGCGCACAAGAAGCAACTATTCGAGTCGCAATCGGCCGTGTGGGCGACGCGCATTGGTGAACTGTTCGATCAGATCCAGCAATGGCTGGAACCGGTCCAGGCGCCGAATCTGCTGGAGGTGAGCCGCGAGGCCTATGTCGCCTCGGGGCCGAGCGTTCCGGTCGAGACGTCAGCCTTCAAGACCGAGAAGCTGTCCATTGTGATTGCCGGTAAACCGGTGGAGTTTGTGCCGGATGTGATGGGTGCCGGTGGTCAGATTTCACTGGCCGTAATGGGCCTGACGGCCGCGCGCTACGGCAGCATTTCGCTGGTGTGCCTGCCACCGTCCAGTAGCTGGCAATGGCGCAAGACCAATGGCTTGAAAGACCCGGATACATTTGCGTTCGATGCGAACTTTTTGGCGCAGCAGTTGCAGAGCCTGATCCCCCGCGAACGCAGCTGAACTCTCTGACCTGACACATACCCTGTGGGAGCGGGCTTGCTCGCGAAGAGGCCATAACATTCAACATCAATGTTGAATGACAGTCCGCCTTCGCGAGCAAGTCGGATCGCCGCATCGCCGCTCCCACATTGGATTTGCGTTGCGTCAAATTTCGAGGTTGCCCCAACCCGGTTTCGCTTCTTCCGGCGCCACCGTCTTCACACGCTTGCCCGTCGCCAATTCCACCCGCCGCGCCACCTCCGGGTCATCGGCAAACGCAATCAAACTGGCTTCATCCAGACTCTCTGCCGTCTGATGCTTCAGGCAGTATTCAACCGCCAGCCAAAGCCCCGCGACGCCCAACACATTCAGCACGACCTCAATCATCTCAAGCCCCTTGCCTCAGGCAATCTGCGCTTCGCGGTGGGCCATTTCAACGTCCGAAACCCGCACTGTGCGCCAGACGTTGTAAGCCATCAGCAACATGCCGCTGAGGAAGAATACACCGCCGGCGAAGCGCACCACGAACCCTGGATGGCTGGCCTGCAAGGCTTCGACGAAGGAGTAGGTCAGCGTGCCGTCGTCGTTGATCGCCCGCCACATCAGGCCCTGGGTGATGCCGTTGACCCACATCGAGGCGATGTACAGCACGGTGCCGATGGTCGCCAGCCAGAAGTGCAGGTTGATCAGCGGCGTGCTGTACATCTGCTCGCGGCCGAAGACTTTCGGGACCATGTGGTACAGCGAGCCGAAGGTGATCATTGCCACCCAACCCAGAGCGCCGGCGTGAACGTGGCCGATGGTCCAGTCGGTGTAGTGGGAGAGGGCGTTGACCGTTTTGATCGCCATCATCGGCCCTTCGAAAGTCGACATCCCGTAGAACGCCAGGGACAACACCAAAAAGCGCAGGATTGGGTCGGTGCGCAATTTATGCCAGGCGCCCGAGAGCGTCATCATGCCGTTGATCATCCCGCCCCAACTCGGTGCCAGCAGGATCAGCGACATGGCCATGCCGAGCGACTGCGCCCAGTCCGGCAGCGCGGTGTAATGCAAGTGGTGCGGGCCGGCCCAGATGTACAGGGTGATCAGCGCCCAGAAATGCACGATCGACAGCCGATAGGAATACACCGGTCGCCCGACCTGTTTTGGCACGAAGTAGTACATCATCCCCAGGAACCCGGTGGTCAGGAAGAAACCCACTGCGTTGTGCCCGTACCACCACTGCACCATGGCGTCGGTCGCCCCGGAATACACCGGATAAGACTTGAACCAGTCCACCGGAATCGCCAGGTGATTGACCACGTGCAACATGGCGATCACCACAATGAACGCGCCGAAGAACCAATTGCCGACGTAGATGTGTTTGGTCTTGCGTTGCACCACGGTGGTGAAGAACACAATGGCGTAAGCGACCCAGACCACCGTCATCCACACCGCGCCGGAAAATTCGATCTCGGCGTATTCCTTGGTGGTGGTGTAGCCCAGCGGCAGGGTGATCAGCATCACCACGATTACCGACTGCCAGCCCCAAAAGGTGAATGCCGCGAGCTTCTCCGAAAACAGCCGCACCTGGCAGGTGCGCTGCACCGCGTAGTAACTGGCGGCGAATTGCGCGCTGCCAGCAAAGCCGAAAATCACCAGGCTGGTGTGCAGCGGGCGCAAGCGGCCGAAGGTGGTCCACGGCAGGTCGAGGTTCATCTGTGGCCACACCAGTTGCGAGGCGATCCACACCCCCATCGCCATCCCCACGACACCCCAAACCACGGTTGCCACGACGAATTGGCGGACGACCTTGTAGTTATAGGCCAGTCCGATTGTTGCTGTGCTCGTGGTCAATGCTTCCACGGTTGCAAAGTCTTGCCAGGCCACCCGGACTGGCATGTCGTGCACTGTAGAAACCTTGTGAAAAACAAAACAGGCTCAGGAAAACATCATTTATGCGAATCAGATTTGAGGTAACCCTGCGGCCATCTGCCACAACCTGATACGGTTTTTTAGCGTTCAGCTGAATCTGTAACGCACTGCGTCGCAGGTCCATAGTCGACTCAAGAAAACGGGCCATAGAGCTTCAAGCTCACTGAAATTCCTGTGGGAGCGACCTGTGGTGGGGGGATTTATCCCCGTTCGGCTGCGAAGCAGTCGTCAATCCGGACAAACCGGTCTGTCTGAACGGACGCGGGGGCCGCTTCGCGACCCAACGGGGATAAATCCCCTCACCACAGTTCGCTCCCACAGGGGTTGTGCAGAGCCCGATCAATCCTGATGAGGTAGCCACATGTATCAGTACGATGACTATGACCGGGCCCTGGTCTTTGAGCGGGTCGCGCAGTTTCGCGATCAGATCGAACGCTTCATGGCGGATGAGTTGAGCGAAGAAGAATTCCTGCCGCTGCGTTTACAAAACGGCCTGTACATGCAAAAGCACGCCTACATGCTGCGGGTGGCGATTCCTTACGGCACGTTAAGCGCGCCGCAAATGCGTACGCTGGCGAGCATCGCCCGGGATTACGATCGTGGCTACGGCCACTTCACCACCCGGCAGAACATGCAGTTCAACTGGATCGAACTGGCCCAGGTGCCGGACATTCTCGAGCGCCTGGCGCAAGTGGAAATGCACGCGATCCAGACCTCCGGCAACTGTGTGCGCAACATCACCACCGAAGCCTTTGCCGGGGTGGCGGCGGACGAAATGATCGACCCACGACCGCTGGCGGAAATCCTGCGGCAATGGTCGACCATCAACCCGGAATTCCTGTTCCTGCCGCGCAAGTTCAAGATCGCCATCTGCTCGGCGGAACAGGACCGGGCGGCGATCATGATGCATGACATCGGCCTCTATCTTTACCCGGGCACTGACGGGCAAATGCTGCTGCGGGTCATCGTCGGCGGCGGGTTGGGGCGCACGCCGATCCTTGGTTTACAGATTCGCGAAGGGTTGCCGTGGCAGCATTTGCTGTCCTACGTAGAGGCGGTGCTGCGGGTCTACAACCGCCACGGTCGGCGCGACAACAAGTACAAGGCGCGGATCAAGATTCTGGTCAAGGCGCTGGGCATCGAAGCCTTTGCCCGGGAAGTGGCGGAGGAGTGGCAGTACCTCAAGGACGGTCCGGCGCAGTTGACTGAAGTCGAATATGAGCGCGTGGCCAGTGCCTTTGTGCCGCCGGATTACCGCGCTCTGGCGGACACCGACCTCGATTTCGGCACACGCCTTTCCGAAAACCCGGCCTTTGCCCGTTGGGTGTCGCGCAACGTTCAGCCACACAAAGTGCCGGGTTACGCCAGCGTGGTGCTGTCGACCAAACCGGGCATCGCCTCACCGCCGGGTGATGTCACGGCCGAGCAAATGGAGGCCGTGGCCGACTGGTCCGAGCAGTTCGGTTTTGGCGAAATTCGCATCGCCCATGAACAGAACATTGTGTTGCCCGACGTGCCCAAGGCTGATCTCTACACGCTTTGGTGCCGCGCCTGCGAACAGGGCCTGGGCTGCGCCAACATCGGCTTGCTGACCGACATCATCGCCTGCCCCGGCGGCGACTTCTGCGCGCTGGCCAATGCCAAGTCGATCCCTATCGCGCAAGCGATTCAGGCACGCTTCGAAGACC from Pseudomonas sp. ACM7 includes:
- a CDS encoding putative quinol monooxygenase, which codes for MSNEVINTVKVQAAAGRSDELGKQLQKIVDTLRELPGCDSYMVDRCPEDDNRWTVSARWQSEAAMQMHFNCPEVQGFIGLIDSRLANSVDFNSFPIV
- a CDS encoding cupin domain-containing protein; the protein is MKAFRYCAAPLAALALTVSVAAFAHDPSEKVTVLQDQMLKNVPGKKALMIEVDYKPGQSSIAHKHEGTAMAYVISGSIVSQVKGEQPKTYKAGEYWYEPAGSEHLVSKNASATKPAKLLVFMVLAPDEKVLIPLEN
- a CDS encoding carboxymuconolactone decarboxylase family protein → MNPRLDYYSASPKAMKAMIAMEALTSNLSIEPALLHLIKIRASQLNGCAFCTDMHSVDARRLGETDRRLYSIVVWRDSGFFNARERAALAWTEAVTLLSESHVPDEVYAQAREQFSEGEMVDLTIAITTINSWNRLAVSFRQTPGG
- a CDS encoding GNAT family N-acetyltransferase; the encoded protein is MPATDAVISLERFKESHIDGITALYNDPAITRQVLQMPFQSPEVWRKRLAPDNERVVQLVALHQGTVIGNIGLEQFSRIRRSHAGNLGMGVAVGWQGKGVGSKLLAAALDIADNWMNLQRLELSVYADNEAAIGLYRKFGFETEGLFRDYAVRDGGWVDALSMARLRRTPKAG
- a CDS encoding nitrite/sulfite reductase; amino-acid sequence: MYQYDDYDRALVFERVAQFRDQIERFMADELSEEEFLPLRLQNGLYMQKHAYMLRVAIPYGTLSAPQMRTLASIARDYDRGYGHFTTRQNMQFNWIELAQVPDILERLAQVEMHAIQTSGNCVRNITTEAFAGVAADEMIDPRPLAEILRQWSTINPEFLFLPRKFKIAICSAEQDRAAIMMHDIGLYLYPGTDGQMLLRVIVGGGLGRTPILGLQIREGLPWQHLLSYVEAVLRVYNRHGRRDNKYKARIKILVKALGIEAFAREVAEEWQYLKDGPAQLTEVEYERVASAFVPPDYRALADTDLDFGTRLSENPAFARWVSRNVQPHKVPGYASVVLSTKPGIASPPGDVTAEQMEAVADWSEQFGFGEIRIAHEQNIVLPDVPKADLYTLWCRACEQGLGCANIGLLTDIIACPGGDFCALANAKSIPIAQAIQARFEDLDYLHDLGDISLNISGCINACGHHHIGNIGILGVDKNGSEWYQITLGGAQGKNSALGKVIGPSFSAAEVPGVIERIIATFVNYRESEEVFVDTLQRIGLEPFKEQVYPKLLEVSA
- a CDS encoding PLP-dependent aminotransferase family protein gives rise to the protein MELHVVINGRKDLAGQLYNQLRSAIESGRLAAGTQLPPSRLLAEQLGISRKTISDTYTQLTYENFLTGVIGKGTYVNARPAKITRKQSHSELASAEVIESWRNLPVFLRHPTLEGSLRYDFIGGATSKGQFPQDDWRRCTAHALRQIAASKGFYSLPEGLPALRNAIARHIAFSRGVNCQDEDVVVCNGAQQALDLISRVLTRPGSIVAMEDPGYPPARLLFGTHGATVIGVPVDAEGIQVDKIPLGTRLIYVTPSHQFPLGMPMSQARRVALLERAHELGAIIIEDDYDSEFRYEGRPTDSLQSMDERGIVAYVGTFSKTLLPELRLGYAILPPAILEAVIRAKQLTDLHTSTLPQWALAKFIAEGCLLKHIRRCHTIYAGRRERILERMAGDLSPWLEAVPTTAGFHMVVMCKVSIDIPLVITLAKKVEVGVYPIDSFFYQQAPQSGLFLGFGAIETLDIDIALDRLRDILQQVT
- a CDS encoding aspartate/glutamate racemase family protein, which translates into the protein MRTIGLIGGMSWESSAEYYRLINQQVRDRLGPLRSAKLLMYSVDFGPVEQAQHAGRWDDAAAILVDAARRLEAGGADCVVLCTNTMHKVAGQIQAAIAIPFLHIADSAGQAAVDTGALEVGLLGTAFTMEQDFLKERLTSMGLTVLVPEAEERQAVHRIIYDELCVGVTSEASRKVYQQVIESLSRRGAQAIILGCTEIGLLIKPEHSALPLLDTTELHAQAAVAFALGE
- the ccoN gene encoding cytochrome-c oxidase, cbb3-type subunit I; this translates as MPVRVAWQDFATVEALTTSTATIGLAYNYKVVRQFVVATVVWGVVGMAMGVWIASQLVWPQMNLDLPWTTFGRLRPLHTSLVIFGFAGSAQFAASYYAVQRTCQVRLFSEKLAAFTFWGWQSVIVVMLITLPLGYTTTKEYAEIEFSGAVWMTVVWVAYAIVFFTTVVQRKTKHIYVGNWFFGAFIVVIAMLHVVNHLAIPVDWFKSYPVYSGATDAMVQWWYGHNAVGFFLTTGFLGMMYYFVPKQVGRPVYSYRLSIVHFWALITLYIWAGPHHLHYTALPDWAQSLGMAMSLILLAPSWGGMINGMMTLSGAWHKLRTDPILRFLVLSLAFYGMSTFEGPMMAIKTVNALSHYTDWTIGHVHAGALGWVAMITFGSLYHMVPKVFGREQMYSTPLINLHFWLATIGTVLYIASMWVNGITQGLMWRAINDDGTLTYSFVEALQASHPGFVVRFAGGVFFLSGMLLMAYNVWRTVRVSDVEMAHREAQIA
- a CDS encoding cbb3-type cytochrome c oxidase subunit 3, giving the protein MIEVVLNVLGVAGLWLAVEYCLKHQTAESLDEASLIAFADDPEVARRVELATGKRVKTVAPEEAKPGWGNLEI
- a CDS encoding LysR family transcriptional regulator, producing MRFMETTDRQQVAQYRSPVEKTSSWRALAAGIDPVLAQSFRVSARCGCFMQAARSLNIKATQLRKQLAQLETQLQCSLFSHSENGVALSRDGLQLQSQLIALAHERDLQVIEQPLIRLAVAESILHDILGRDLVALLRRNASVRLDIITLDSELSLQAVSADVVLWLAGTDSPLPGPSFAVSEPRRLARLDYLPHIAKRYSRVASRPDSLDDLADFLLVQWQHDRQVDCFRPWNTLVDQRLAGVVQLHSYELMLEMIRCSACIGLLPGYISRFDRGLIALPGLFSQPMQRQVWVAVNAQSEGSAQVQMIVELIQNTFEERREWFEQPSAV
- a CDS encoding AraC family transcriptional regulator produces the protein MPAALSQELLGGRLCLQLLPRAAYSARDPVQWQTLGVTLERQHGVHAIDSDHRVDFDTLPGVLAYTPVGVEVFSESASGGEYLLMRLDEPLANQCLPSVDRRVQSSGNRRALMLGRELRRLLLAPQPDRLALEQRAVEFVGLMNPKTNTAQRVTSRVFTQVLDQIAEQFHEPLTLEQLAATYGQNELRFLRDFTRAIGLTPHAYLVEVRLQAARRMIEHTDLSLADIALNAGFAHQSHMGSAFRKYLAMTPSQYRSRF
- a CDS encoding ATPase → MKLALVSTLTMTILLTGCSIPTAPKAVSSLDGVFTEPVGRSSATHVTNGSNVSLGIVYSRNTQTNRAYLQDYQANAGTGFGQSLLVQSIHDAYVATSKPDLAVDWVKASLQRQFGSATVYPDMQSLRAAKPDVVAIVDTRSQLMTSRSSDISANVSAAFYDTHFNYIGTAKGHDAKELSPVWADYKRSEEIVADINEQQNVQVRALQKFDQSLSNLLTRPTDKVSMIDNTTGINLY